The following are encoded in a window of Thunnus albacares chromosome 17, fThuAlb1.1, whole genome shotgun sequence genomic DNA:
- the LOC122967020 gene encoding mannose-binding protein C-like translates to MRLCLLLCVLCLMAPAGYSQLPGPPGPPGPPGPPGPPGPTGWLEHVGPPGHNGVPGPPGRDGHAGFAVMCGRDLLDFVDQDLEALKKSFSKLELAVNHNFVRRVGQKYFVSNKERGSFSQAIKFCSQQDLELALPRDKEENSALTQLFGEVDKMVWIYVNNKKAEGHFETDMKNRRLTFTKWGEGQPNGSVGDTGCTMLSENGVWRVSQDCSLNAYIICQI, encoded by the exons ATGAGGCTGTGTCTCCTGCTCTGCGTCCTCTGCCTGATGGCTCCTGCTGGCTACAGTCAGCTTCCAGGTCCTCCTGGTCCTCCTGGTCCTCCTGGTCCTCCTGGTCCTCCTGGTCCAACAG GATGGTTGGAACATGTTGGACCTCCTGGACACAATGGAGTCCCTGGACCTCCTGGACGTGATGGACATGCTGGATTTGCTGTAATGTGTGGACGAG ATCTACTTGACTTTGTTGACCAGGACCTTGAAGCCTTAAAGAAAAGCTTTTCTAAGTTGGAGCTGG ctgtgaacCACAACTTTGTCCGGAGAGTTGGTCAGAAatactttgtgtcaaacaaggAGAGAGGCTCTTTCTCCCAGGCCATCAAGTTCTGCTCCCAACAAGACTTAGAGCTGGCTTTGCCCAGGGACAAGGAGGAGAACAGCGCACTGACTCAGCTGTTTGGTGAAGTGGACAAAATGGTCTGGATCTATGTCAACAATAAAAAAGCAGAGGGTCATTTTGAGACAGATATGAAAAACCGTCGTCTGACCTTCACCAAATGGGGTGAAGGGCAGCCAAACGGATCTGTCGGGGATACGGGCTGCACCATGCTGTCAGAAAACGGCGTCTGGCGAGTGTCACAAGATTGCTCTCTGAATGCTTACATCATTTGTCAGATATAA
- the si:dkey-225f5.4 gene encoding uncharacterized protein si:dkey-225f5.4 isoform X3, with product MECRVEVEETEALLRSLQDRIQQIHNRRHTLTQLIQQIHNKRQQSEQLDESLQKAQNALQVCDRQLTQLRAESEAALGHLVSWQRLRDKLQVFISAAQDVMQINLLSFNQSELCVELRTRPSSDHNVSSNELVPLKLSVTWSHDDRFRLQVFEGTAGVVDDCVSGRRSELSAALLDVMQGYVGQADLLCEIQALRSSFPIDWRPAQRLLVYLKTASLVCHLEVEEGYPHSGRARLQSVRRNGQPVDTSGLMPPKTDLRLTDWLIFLCSSSLI from the exons ATGGAGTGcagggtggaggtggaggagacggAGGCTCTGCTCAGATCTCTGCAGGACCGAAtccaacaaatacacaacagacgacacacactcacacagctgaTCCAACAGATACACaacaag AGACAGCAGAGTGAACAGCTGGATGAGTCTCTCCAGAAGGCCCAGAATGCACTGCAGGTGTGTGACCGTCAGCTGACCCAGCTGAGGGCGGAGTCTGAGGCGGCGCTCGGTCACCTGGTCAGCTGGCAGCGTCTCAGAGACAA GCTGCAGGTGTTCATCTCCGCTGCGCAGGACGTCATGCAGATCAACCTGCTGTCcttcaaccaatcagagctgTGTGTGGAGCTGAGGACCCGCCCCTCCTCTGATCATAACGTGTCGTCTAATGAGCTTGTACCGCTGAAGCTGTCCGTCACCTGGAGCCACGACGACCGCTTCAGACTGCAG gtgttcGAGGGGACGGCAGGTGTGGTGGACGACTGCGTATCGGGCCGTCGCTCTGAGCTGAGCGCCGCCCTGCTGGACGTGATGCAGGGATACGTGGGTCAGGCGGACCTGCTGTGTGAGATCCAGGCGCTGAGATCCAG tttccCCATCGACTGGCGTCCTGCTCAGCGTCTGCTGGTCTACTTGAAGACGGCGTCGCTGGTGTGTCAcctggaggtggaggagggttACCCACACAGCGGGCGAGCTCGTCTGCAGTCGGTCCGCAGAAACGGACAACCTGTGGACACGTCTGGACTGATG CCTCCTAAAACTGACCTCCGTCTGACTGACTGGTTGATTTTCCTCTGCAGCAGTTCGCTCATCTGA
- the nr1d1 gene encoding nuclear receptor subfamily 1 group D member 1, with product MTLLQLRMTTTAMDTNNNNNNNNTTGGVISYVGSCGGSPTPTSPVSMYSDNSNSQPCFTSSSSSSSSSSSSSFLSSGGSSSGSAGDDGSSSASSSDGGSPRGRDDGGSLRASPSKSVASLTKLNGMVLLCKVCGDVASGFHYGVHACEGCKGFFRRSIQQNIQYKKCLKNESCIIMRINRNRCQQCRFKKCLSVGMSRDAVRFGRIPKREKQRMLAEMQSAMNNMVNNQLQSDFQLASLSSSSSNSSSSSSSPCPAMTITPQPPALLPSPSPPAPASSSSSPPPPLPPPPCQSPSPSSSPPPSPGMDSTIGAITRAYRETFLYAHDKLTNPHAPPREQHHNNHAHHHNGEAEHWGPNRCPNGFHADGLNTIFHHNNNLGTGHYLPPDNSQNITHHHHGYRRRSSHNSNLVGGDGLGDHVTQGQTCPMRNRSDIMLACPMNMQPHADPSKSPQEIWEDFSLSFTPAVKEVVEFAKHIPGFSSLTQNDQVTLLKAGTFEVLMVRFSSLFNVKEQTVTFISGATYSLEELRAMGMSEMLGAMFDFSHKLATLELSSEELGLFTAVVLVSADRSGIESVLSVEQLQENLIRALRSLVNKSTVAPGNNHHNMDSPRFTKLLLKLPDLRTLNNMHSEKLLSFRIDA from the exons GAGGTGTGATCTCCTACGTGGGTTCCTGTGGAGGTTCTCCGACCCCGACCAGTCCGGTCTCCATGTACAGCGACAACTCCAACTCCCAGCCCtgcttcacctcctcctcctcctcctcctcctcctcctcctcctcctccttcctcagCAGCGGAGGCTCCAGTTCAGGCTCTGCAGGAGACGACGGCTCCTCCTCGGCCTCCTCCTCGGACGGAGGTTCACCTCGAGGCCGAGATGACGGCGGCTCTCTGAGGGCGTCACCCAGCAAGTCTGTGGCCAGTTTGACCA agctGAACGGCATGGTGTTGCTGTGTAAGGTTTGTGGGGACGTGGCTTCAGGTTTTCATTATGGTGTTCACGCCTGTGAAGGCTGCAAG GGTTTCTTCCGTCGCAGCATCCAGCAGAACATCCAGTACAAGAAGTGTCTGAAGAACGAGAGCTGCATCATCATGAGGATCAACAGGAACCGCTGCCAGCAGTGTCGCTTCAAGAAGTGCCTGTCTGTGGGCATGAGCCGAGACG CGGTTCGTTTCGGGCGGATCCCGAAGCGTGAGAAGCAGAGGATGCTGGCTGAGATGCAGAGCGCCATGAACAACATGGTCAACAACCAGCTGCAGAGCGACTTCCAGCTCGCCagcctctcctcttcctcctccaactcctcctcctcctcctcctccccgtgCCCAGCGATGACCATCACCCCACAGCCTCCAGCTCTGCTGCCCTCCCCGTCCCCTCCTGcccccgcctcctcctcctcctcaccccctcctcctcttcctcctcccccctgTCAGAGCCCCTCCCCCTCATCCTCACCCCCCCCCAGCCCTGGGATGGACTCCACCATCGGCGCCATCACCCGCGCTTACCGCGAGACCTTCCTGTACGCTCACGACAAGCTGACCAATCCCCACGCGCCACCTCGGGAGCAGCATCACAATAACCACGCCCACCACCACAACGGGGAGGCGGAGCACTGGGGCCCCAACCGATGCCCCAACGGTTTCCATGCCGACGGCCTCAACACCATCTTCCACCATAACAACAACCTGGGGACCGGGCACTACCTGCCGCCGGACAACAGCCAAAACATCACGCATCATCACCATGGCTACAGGAGGCGGAGCTCGCACAACAGTAACCTGGTTGGGGGAGACGGTCTTGGTGATCATGTGACCCAGGGGCAGACCTGTCCAATGAGGAACCGCTCAGACATAATGCTG gcCTGTCCAATGAACATGCAGCCTCACGCCGACCCCTCCAAGAGCCCCCAGGAGATCTGGGAGGACTTCTCGCTGTCCTTCACCCCCGCCGTCAAGGAGGTGGTGGAGTTCGCCAAACACATCCCAGGATTCAGCTCTCTGACGCAGAACGACCAGGTCACCCTGCTCAAGGCCGGCACCTTCGAG GTGCTGATGGTGCGCTTTTCCTCCCTGTTCAACGTGAAGGAGCAGACGGTGACCTTCATCTCCGGCGCCACCTACAGCCTGGAGGAGCTGCGGGCGATGGGCATGAGCGAGATGCTGGGAGCCATGTTCGACTTCAGCCACAAACTGGCGACGCTGGAGCTGAGCTCCGAGGAGCTGGGGCTGTTCACCGCCGTGGTGCTGGTGTCTGCAG ACCGCTCCGGGATCGAGAGCGTGTTGTCGGTGGAGCAGCTGCAGGAGAACCTGATCAGAGCGCTGCGCTCGCTGGTCAACAAGTCGACCGTCGCCCCCGGCAACAACCATCACAACATGGACTCACCGCGCTTCACCAAACTGCTGCTGAAGCTGCCCGACCTGCGGACGCTCAACAACATGCACTCCGAGAAGCTGCTGTCCTTCCGCATCGACGCCTGA
- the si:dkey-225f5.4 gene encoding uncharacterized protein si:dkey-225f5.4 isoform X1 codes for MYRGYLKIEMAEVRAVLQRCDPALLDPCGDSEQPDCAEAAKVFLYLTDSRRLQKVLLRQLFVLDSMMSLLEDLESAQQLLTLPCPPQPEGGARGRWKALKMECRVEVEETEALLRSLQDRIQQIHNRRHTLTQLIQQIHNKRQQSEQLDESLQKAQNALQVCDRQLTQLRAESEAALGHLVSWQRLRDKLQVFISAAQDVMQINLLSFNQSELCVELRTRPSSDHNVSSNELVPLKLSVTWSHDDRFRLQVFEGTAGVVDDCVSGRRSELSAALLDVMQGYVGQADLLCEIQALRSSFPIDWRPAQRLLVYLKTASLVCHLEVEEGYPHSGRARLQSVRRNGQPVDTSGLMPPKTDLRLTDWLIFLCSSSLI; via the exons ATGTACCGCGGATATTTGAAAATAGAAATGGCTGAAGTCCGAGC tgttctGCAGCGCTGTGATCCCGCTCTGCTGGATCCATGTGGAGACTCTGAGCAGCCAGACTGTGCTGAAGCGGCCAAGGTGTTCCTCTACCTCACG gacaGCCGGCGTTTGCAGAAGGTTCTGTTGCGTCAGCTGTTTGTTCTGGACTCCATGATGTCTCTACTGGAGGATCTGGAGTCTGCCCAGCAACTGCTGACGCTGCCCTGCCCCCCCCAGCCCG agggcGGGGCTCGTGGCAGGTGGAAGGCTCTGAAGATGGAGTGcagggtggaggtggaggagacggAGGCTCTGCTCAGATCTCTGCAGGACCGAAtccaacaaatacacaacagacgacacacactcacacagctgaTCCAACAGATACACaacaag AGACAGCAGAGTGAACAGCTGGATGAGTCTCTCCAGAAGGCCCAGAATGCACTGCAGGTGTGTGACCGTCAGCTGACCCAGCTGAGGGCGGAGTCTGAGGCGGCGCTCGGTCACCTGGTCAGCTGGCAGCGTCTCAGAGACAA GCTGCAGGTGTTCATCTCCGCTGCGCAGGACGTCATGCAGATCAACCTGCTGTCcttcaaccaatcagagctgTGTGTGGAGCTGAGGACCCGCCCCTCCTCTGATCATAACGTGTCGTCTAATGAGCTTGTACCGCTGAAGCTGTCCGTCACCTGGAGCCACGACGACCGCTTCAGACTGCAG gtgttcGAGGGGACGGCAGGTGTGGTGGACGACTGCGTATCGGGCCGTCGCTCTGAGCTGAGCGCCGCCCTGCTGGACGTGATGCAGGGATACGTGGGTCAGGCGGACCTGCTGTGTGAGATCCAGGCGCTGAGATCCAG tttccCCATCGACTGGCGTCCTGCTCAGCGTCTGCTGGTCTACTTGAAGACGGCGTCGCTGGTGTGTCAcctggaggtggaggagggttACCCACACAGCGGGCGAGCTCGTCTGCAGTCGGTCCGCAGAAACGGACAACCTGTGGACACGTCTGGACTGATG CCTCCTAAAACTGACCTCCGTCTGACTGACTGGTTGATTTTCCTCTGCAGCAGTTCGCTCATCTGA
- the si:dkey-225f5.4 gene encoding uncharacterized protein si:dkey-225f5.4 isoform X2 codes for MYRGYLKIEMAEVRAVLQRCDPALLDPCGDSEQPDCAEAAKVFLYLTDSRRLQKVLLRQLFVLDSMMSLLEDLESAQQLLTLPCPPQPEGGARGRWKALKMECRVEVEETEALLRSLQDRIQQIHNRRHTLTQLIQQIHNKRQQSEQLDESLQKAQNALQVCDRQLTQLRAESEAALGHLVSWQRLRDKLQVFISAAQDVMQINLLSFNQSELCVELRTRPSSDHNVSSNELVPLKLSVTWSHDDRFRLQVFEGTAGVVDDCVSGRRSELSAALLDVMQGYVGQADLLCEIQALRSSFPIDWRPAQRLLVYLKTASLVCHLEVEEGYPHSGRARLQSVRRNGQPVDTSGLMPPKTDLRLTDWLIFLCSSSLI; via the exons ATGTACCGCGGATATTTGAAAATAGAAATGGCTGAAGTCCGAGC tgttctGCAGCGCTGTGATCCCGCTCTGCTGGATCCATGTGGAGACTCTGAGCAGCCAGACTGTGCTGAAGCGGCCAAGGTGTTCCTCTACCTCACG gacaGCCGGCGTTTGCAGAAGGTTCTGTTGCGTCAGCTGTTTGTTCTGGACTCCATGATGTCTCTACTGGAGGATCTGGAGTCTGCCCAGCAACTGCTGACGCTGCCCTGCCCCCCCCAGCCCG agggcGGGGCTCGTGGCAGGTGGAAGGCTCTGAAGATGGAGTGcagggtggaggtggaggagacggAGGCTCTGCTCAGATCTCTGCAGGACCGAAtccaacaaatacacaacagacgacacacactcacacagctgaTCCAACAG ATACACaacaag AGACAGCAGAGTGAACAGCTGGATGAGTCTCTCCAGAAGGCCCAGAATGCACTGCAGGTGTGTGACCGTCAGCTGACCCAGCTGAGGGCGGAGTCTGAGGCGGCGCTCGGTCACCTGGTCAGCTGGCAGCGTCTCAGAGACAA GCTGCAGGTGTTCATCTCCGCTGCGCAGGACGTCATGCAGATCAACCTGCTGTCcttcaaccaatcagagctgTGTGTGGAGCTGAGGACCCGCCCCTCCTCTGATCATAACGTGTCGTCTAATGAGCTTGTACCGCTGAAGCTGTCCGTCACCTGGAGCCACGACGACCGCTTCAGACTGCAG gtgttcGAGGGGACGGCAGGTGTGGTGGACGACTGCGTATCGGGCCGTCGCTCTGAGCTGAGCGCCGCCCTGCTGGACGTGATGCAGGGATACGTGGGTCAGGCGGACCTGCTGTGTGAGATCCAGGCGCTGAGATCCAG tttccCCATCGACTGGCGTCCTGCTCAGCGTCTGCTGGTCTACTTGAAGACGGCGTCGCTGGTGTGTCAcctggaggtggaggagggttACCCACACAGCGGGCGAGCTCGTCTGCAGTCGGTCCGCAGAAACGGACAACCTGTGGACACGTCTGGACTGATG CCTCCTAAAACTGACCTCCGTCTGACTGACTGGTTGATTTTCCTCTGCAGCAGTTCGCTCATCTGA